TTTCCGCCTGCATAGGGGTCTGCATATCTGGCATTTTCAAGCCCCGGTACTTCCCGTAATTTTTCCAGCGGAAAGAACGGCGTCATAATTTTAGCATAGCCGGTATCTAAGAGTACTATGTTTTCCGCATATTCATCTAAAGCATACTGCTGACAGACCTTTAAATTTAATTTATCCTTAGAAATATCTTTTGCTTCCAGCGGTATCACGGCTACCCCTTTCTCATTTAATTCCTCCTGAATTTCTTCGGACAGGGAACCCTTTTCCAATTTACCGGAACCGCTGAACGCTCCCCATGCTCCATCCTTTCTCATCCCCATGATGTCTGTTACCCCTGCCTTCTGAGAAATGCTGACTCTAGGGCCAAAAGCAGGGCATCTGAGGATACACATACAGCATCCATTCCCGTAAGCAAGGCAATTTCCCATAGGTCCCGTAGATCCTGTACACTCAATAAAAACATCCCCTTCTATCGTCTGCAGGTCTGTATTTCTCTGCCCGAGGCCTGCTCCATTAGTAACAATCAGGCTTTTTATATATTTGCGGGATTTTTCTTCCGGCAGCTCTGCCATTTCGGTTACCACATCGATCACTCTCGACATCAGGTGGATTTCAACTCCCAGTTCTTTAAGAAGCCTTCTGACTTGCGGTTCTACTTTCATAACGTCGTACAGGCTGGCATGTTTATGTCCCGGAAAGTCGATATTCCTATGCCTAGAACAGCCGTCTGTTATGCCAAACAGTTCAGCTGCACCCAGTGCAATATTTTCCTCCGCAGCAGTAAATCTACCGTTATTACGCATGATACCGCCCACATTGCCCAAGCCTAAAAGCAGATCCGTCTTTTCGATCAGCACCACGGACGCCCCTGCCTTCCGAGCGGCCACAGCCGCCGCACAGCCCGACCAGCCGCCGCCGATAACAACAACTCTATACATTAGAAAACCTCCTCTGATTCAAATATCCACATATTAAGATATTCCAATCAAATAGAGGTTATGTGCTAAATATCCTTGCAGAAAGTCCCAGAAAAATTTTAGCCGTATGACTACCCAATATTAAAAGGCTCTATGGAGTTTCCAGTAATCCTCCATGGTATCTACGATCACTTTCACTTCATGTTTTTTCGTCGTGCCGCCGCCGTAAGAAGCGGTAAAGGTAAAGGTCAATTCTATAGGCTCTTTTCTTCCCCATTTGCTGATCATGGACTTGTCCCAAAGACTTCCCGTATAAATGGCCTCCCCGGCAGCATTTTTCTTTCCGCTGTCTTTCATACCGATTGAAAAGGACGTTCCGTTTATACTGCACGTTACTTTTGTTGGGCTTCCTGCTGTGTCAGCAGTCAGCATGAACCTCTCCCCTGACCAGAATATGTTGGTTCCCCTGGTCCTCGGTATATTGAGCTTCATATACTCCAGGTACGGTATGCTCCTGTTGATCTCATTTTTGAAGTGATTTATATTGTATTTCTTTCGATTGACATCCCACTGCTCTGTGTGATACACCTCTCCGGTTATTTTTCCTTCGGATACGACGATGAACCGATAGGTTCCCAGTCCTGCTCCTGTTTGATCTCTTACGGTACAGACCACTTCATAGGCACCGGTCTGTGCTTTGTCCGGCAATGCTCCCGTATTCGTCACCGGATAAGTAATAGTCCCTGCCGCTGGGGTACCATCTTCATGCTGCCCATTCACAGCTGTTTGACCCAAGGAATCGATCGGATAGATATTCTTTTTCCGGTGGGTAAAGATCAGCTTCTTATCCTTATAGACCTCTGTGGTAAGGTTTAGAATATCTTTTTCCGCATCGTCAATGCCCACATTAATACTAAAATAATTGTTTTCTGTGACTTTGGCTGGGCTGGTGCTGATTCCTGTGATCCATGGGGCGGACGCTCCGCCTTCCACATAGAACGTAAGATCTGCCGTGTTAGAACCCTTATCATAAGCCGGGTACCCATTTACCACCTTTCCTCTTGAAGTATCATCCACTTCCCAGTGATACACCGTATATTTTCCGTCCACATAGAACCGGTCAATGGGCTTGTCTACTGTTTTCAGCCCCTTAGCTTTTGCTATGCTCAAGGCTTCGTCTATGTTGACCGCTCCCGGTGTCACATTCTGCCCGCAGATCGACGTGATATGGCCATCTTCATCATAAAGAATGGCGGCCTCCGGATGTGCTCCGTCGTTATACGGAGTATGCGCATAGAGCCAGTATCCGGATCTGCTGGGGTCTTCTTCATAGTCCGAATAGTAGATCTTGTACGTTACCAGCTGCCCTTTCCTATATACAAGAGGGGCATCCTCTTCCTTCTTCTCCGGTTCTGACTGCTCCATTTCCGCTCTTCCGGTACCCTTGCTCCTATCCTGCCAATTCATCAAGCTCAGAGAACTGTTCCATCTATTTTCATAGATCATGCCTTTTGCATTCAGCTTTGGATATACGGCGCACAAGGTGAAATCGGACAGGAGCAAATGCGTCAGGCTGCCGCTTCCCTTTGTGGATAAGGATATTTTGCCGGATACCTCCTTTGCATATCCGGTCTGGCATTGGGTCAAGCTTGCTGCTCCACCGCTAAAGCCTATTTTATAGAACCTGTTATCCTTTTCATTTTTAATGGTATATTTAATACAAGGGCTTTTATCCCCAAAAGAGATCGCACTGCTCGTTGTGATCCCCAGTGTACCGACAGGGACTTCTATCGCATAAAAGTCCTCTATGATCGTATCTGTCCTGTTATATGGATATCCGTCATAATGCTGCTCACTGTAGGAGATCCCGTATTTTTCGCCGGGATTCAGTATCCTGGCATCTCTGCCGGAATAAAGGATCATCATTTTATCGGCAGGAGCGGTAATATTTCCGGAAAACTTTATAGTATATTTGCCTTTGCTCGAAATACGCCCGGTATAGGTGGCATATAAATTCTTTCCGTCTCCGGATATGGTATAATAGCCATTATCCCCCGGCCAATTACTCCACGTGAGCTGCCCGGTGCTCTGTAATTGATATAAATTCAGTGCCGGGTAAGATGCGGACTGTACTTCGGAATAAGCGACGGTCTTAGGTGCGGTGAATCTGTTTGTTACCGTCTGGAGCTTTCCGTCCGAAAGGCCGGCTACCGTCTGCTTGGTAAAAGTATTGTCCTGCTCCGATAAATATCCGATCTCGATCGCCTTTATGACATCGTGCACTTCTTCCCGGTCGCCTTCACTGGATATGGTATGTTTTCCTGCTTTCAGCAAAATGAAAAAGGTCGTTTTCTCCTGTCCGTAATCCGGATCATGATCTCCCTGAATACCAACTAACTTGCCATCTACCTTGAGCATCCGCTCTCTGCCGTAATAGCCATAGCAGTCATTGGCCATATCGAGCTGGATATATCCATTCCTTTCCATGGTAAAGGAGAGGACCGGGCCCGCTGAATTGCCATTTTTAGAACTGGGACCACCGCCATAACCTGCTTCCCCGTATTTGCTCCCATTGAACCATATCCCTGTATCAAAATGTACAAAGCCCTTGGTAATATAGTCATTCGCTCCATTGGTCAGATCTGCCCGGTAGATCACTTCCTTGTAGACAGGCTTGCCGTTCATAGCCTGGGGATTTCTTTCTACACTGAAAGCATCTATAGCACTTCCGGAAGCAGTCTGCTCCTGATAGCTATATTCATACTCCGTGTTTCCTTCCAGAAGAAAGTTCCTGCTGACCTCTGCCAGATTGGCGTTTCCATCTCCTGCCAGACTTAACTTGTAGCTCGCCTGCTTTCCAAGCTCCTTGATCTTATCTGCAAGAGCCGTTATCTTTTCTCCGATTCCCATATCCAGCTTCATGACTCCCTGCTCTTCTGCATACCGATCTACCTTTTCAGCCGCTTTACCAGTCCTGTTTATGATGAAGTTCTCTGCATCGCCGGTAAATCCGGATTGCCGGATCAGTCCGTTATAGGTGGCTTGATCCGAGGTGATCGGAAGGGAATATTGCTGGATATAATACATGGGATAGGTACTAAAATTGTTTCCATAGTACAGGCTGACTAATCGTCCGTCATGGGTCTCTATTCTGCCGGAGAGTTCATCCAGTCCAACATAATTTAGTCCTCCGTATTCCACCTCCCACTTCCCGGCACTTAAATCATATATCCACGACCTTCCATAGTTTTCTGCACCAAATACATAGATCTTATTAGTCTCTTCATCCAAGTACCCCATATTGGCTATTTTGGCAGCTCCGGTCTTTCCGGAACTTGAACTGGCTATAAGGGGCGCCGCTAAACTGTTTTCTGCATCCGCTTTATATAAGGTCAGATCATTGTAATATTTAGAGGTCCCCATATGGCTGGATGAAATACCAAAGTACCTACCCGCGCCATCCGGATCCTTGATGAGGAATGCTTCCCATCCCCTATCATCCCCCACCGAGTTATATGAATGGACCTGTGTCTGCGTTCTGCTATTTAAGACCCAAGCTTCGCCCCCTTCGGGTCCATCGTAATCTTCATAAAGCTTTCGGGCAACCAGCACCCTCCCTTCGGTATCCCAGTCCATGGGGCGCATCCAAGACATCCCTTCTGCATTGATCGGATCCCTATAGTCTATATCCGGCAGGTTTGTCTGATTGGTCTTTTCAGAAGTCAGGTCAAATTTTCCGATATAGTATTTGGCGTCGGCTATCTTACCGATAAATCCAAGCTTGCCCCCTTCTATCCTTGGGCAATAGATCTCACCGCTCAGAATGACCGATACGCTGCCCGTTTTAAAGTCCAGCCGCTGTATCCCCTTGGGATCTGCACTGTACAGCCGTTTCCCATCCCTGCTCAAAAAGAGCTTCGCACTGCTGCTGAATGTGAAGCCATCCAGCCGTTTTAACAGGGCGCCCGTCTTGCTGTCGAATATCAGGGTAAAGTTCTCCGGCTTTTGATCTGCACTGTCGCTTCCGGAGCAATAGATCAGATATTTTTCTTTATCATCCACAAAGAGCTTATGGTCATACTTGTTCTCCAGTAAATAGCTCCAAGCCGTGGTTCCATCTTCCCTCAATGCCCTAATTTGAGAATTTGGATCGATCACATAGACATATTTGCTGTCGGATATCCGAGTGCCTCCGGAGGAAGAAGCATCATTGATGCTGACAGAGCTTTTTAATGCCATACTTTCTACCGGCTCCCTTACCGAAATGAACGATACCCTTCCGTCGAAACCCTTTTCTATTAAGGCCGCAGAAAGCTCGTTGCTGCTGGCTAACAGACTGTCATAGTCCCCGGCCTTGACCAGGATAGCCAGATTGGCTTTCAGCATTTCAAGAGGCTCGATGCTGACCACAGGGGCAATATTAATGACTTCTGTTCCTGCTGTAGTCTCCGCTTCCAGATAGTCTGACGGCGAAATATATTCCTCTAAGGTCGGTTCATTCCACACATCCTTCACATGGAGCTTTACGGTCGTTTTTCCGACCCCATCTTTATTCCAGCCGATGGTCTGATTGGTTCCGAAGGCCAGAGCTTCATAACCGTCAACAGATTCTGCATGTACAAAATCCCCTATTTTTTTATTATTTAAAGGATCCTGATTGACAATGCTCCAAGTACGCTCCAGCTGATCGCCGTCGCTGCTGCTTCCGTCCGCCGCTTCCAGCTTGGCGGTATTGGCGCCCTCTGCCCGAAGGAACGCCGTCTGCATAGTAATAACCGGTACCGGCGGCTTATCCGGAACCACTTCGAACTCTTTATACGCTTCATCCGAATCCCCTTTGCTGTCCGTTACTTTAATCTTATAGCTAAATCTTTGTGAATTATCACCCGTTAAGTCATAGCGAGGATACTTGGTTAGAAATTCTACAGTTAAAGTAGTCCAGTATTTATCCTGTACTTCACTTTTTACAGTTCTTGTTTTGATACAGGCTCCGTTTTCCTGTGGAGCCGCCTTGGTCAAACTGATTACTTCATTGCTCTTCAAATCCTTGATGGTAATGTCGTAATCCACAATTGGCTTGTCCGGATAGGTGGCAATGTTAAAGGTCAGGATCTGCTTTCGATTCTGTTTTTGGA
This region of Aminipila luticellarii genomic DNA includes:
- a CDS encoding FAD-dependent oxidoreductase, translating into MYRVVVIGGGWSGCAAAVAARKAGASVVLIEKTDLLLGLGNVGGIMRNNGRFTAAEENIALGAAELFGITDGCSRHRNIDFPGHKHASLYDVMKVEPQVRRLLKELGVEIHLMSRVIDVVTEMAELPEEKSRKYIKSLIVTNGAGLGQRNTDLQTIEGDVFIECTGSTGPMGNCLAYGNGCCMCILRCPAFGPRVSISQKAGVTDIMGMRKDGAWGAFSGSGKLEKGSLSEEIQEELNEKGVAVIPLEAKDISKDKLNLKVCQQYALDEYAENIVLLDTGYAKIMTPFFPLEKLREVPGLENARYADPYAGGKGNSIRYLSVTERDDYMKVKGIENLLCGGEKSGLFVGHTEAITTGSLAGYNSARYLKGLKPMELPRQLAAGDLIAYANERLQTREGLMNRYTFAGAEYFKRMQEKQLYSSDSEAIAGRVARTGLAGIYNEKII